In Actinoplanes lobatus, the DNA window GCCCTCGTTCTCGATCGGGTTCTGGGTGGCCATCACCAGGAACGGGCTGGGCAGCTTGTGGGTCTCCCGGCCGATGGTGACCTGGCGTTCCTGCATGGTCTCCAGCAGGGCGCTCTGCACCTTGGCGGGCGCCCGGTTGATCTCGTCGGCGAGCAGCAGGTTGGTGAAGACCGGACCGAGCTGGACCTGGAACTCGCCGGTCCGCTGGTTGTAGATCCGGGTGCCGATGATGTCGGCGGGCACCAGGTCGGGGGTGAACTGCACCCGGTGGAAGTCGCCGCCGATCGCCTCGGCCAGGGATTTCACGGCGAGCGTCTTGGCCAGGCCGGGCACGCCCTCGACCAGGATGTGCCCGCGGGCCAGCAGCGCCACGATCAGGCGTTCCAGCAGGTTGTCCTGGCCGACGATGGTCTTCTTGACCTCGTACAGCACCTTCTCGATCGGGCCGGCGGAGGCGGGCGGGGCGTCGGTCCAGCTCATGCGTCCATCGCTTTCTTCTCAAGCTTCTCAGAGGGGAGGCGACTGTCCGTCGCCCTCGCCGGTGCCGCCGAGCGCCGCCCCGATCGGCACGGCGAACCCGATGCCGATGAAGGTGCCGGCGCCGCTCGGGTTGGCCAGCGCGATCACGATCCCGATCACCTGCCCGCGGTCGTTGATCAGCGGTCCGCCCGAGTTGCCGGGGTTGACCGCCGCGTCGAACTGGATGAGGCCTTCGATTCCCTGCCCACCATCGTCGCCGTTCAGCTTCCGGTTCAGCCCGGAGACGACGCCGCTGGTGGTGCTGAAGACCAGCCCGAGCGGGTTGCCGATCGCCACCACGTCGTCGCCGACCGCGGCACCGCCGCCGAGCACCGCCGGGACCAGCGTCTCCGGCAGTTTCTCCGGGGTGAGCATGGCGATGTCCCGCGACGGGTCCTCGCTCCGCAGCTTGGCCGCGGCCTTGGTGCCGTCGGCGTAGGTGAGCTCGATCGTCTCGGCGCCGTCGACCACGTGCAGGGCGGTCAGGACGGTGCCGTCGGCGTTGGCGATCACGCCGGTGCCGCTGCCCGCCTCGGCGCGGTCCCGCGAGTCGTGCCCGGTGGTCTCGATGACCACCACCGACGGGGTGAGCGTCTGGTAGATCTGCGCCACGGTGAGGGGCGCGTCCGAGGCGGACGGCACGGCCGACGGGGCGGTCGCGGCAGGCGTGCCGTCATCACCCCCACCGCGTACGGCCACGAGCACCGTGATCGCCACGGCCCACACCACGATCGCCCCGATGAGCACCCGGCGACGCAGATCAGCGGTGTTCCATCGGCTCTTCCGCTCCTCCGGAGGGGGTTCCGGTGTCTCGGCTCCCTCCGGGCGGAGCACCGTCATCACGGCACGACCGCCACACTCAGCATTTCTCGACCCTAGAAGCCATTCCTAAGAATTTGCCAAGAGAGTGCTCATGGTTTCCGGTACGCGACATCACCCATAAGCCCACGAAGCGGATGTTGCCGGGAGTTCCCTATCAGGGTGACCCGCGAGTAACGTGTCCCGCCTAGGGGGAATGCCATGAGCACGACTCAGCGCAAAACCACCGACGTCTCCGAGAAGCAGGCCCGCCAGACCGCGGAGGCCGCCCGCGAGTCCGAGTGGACCCGTCCCAGCTTCGGCAAGGAGCTGTTCCTCGGCCGGTTCCGGCTCGACCTGATCGACCCACCACCGGCGGCTACGCCCCGGCCCGCGTTCCTGGACCGGCTGGAGGAGTTCCTGCGGTCCGAAGTGGACGGCGCCCGGATCGAGCGGGAGGCGCGGATCCCCGACGAGGTCTTCCAGGGTCTCGCCCGGCTGGGCGCCTTCGGCATGAAGATCGACGAGGAGTTCGGCGGTCTCGGTCTGTCCAACCTGCACTACTGCAAGGCGCTGACCATGACCGGCTCGGTGAACGCCTCGGTGGCCGCGCTGCTCTCCGCACACCAGTCGATCGGTGTGCCGCAGCCGCTCAAGCTGTTCGGCACCGAGGCGCAGAAGCGGGCGTTCCTGCCCCGGCTGGCGGCCGGCGAGGTGTCCGCGTTCCTGCTCACCGAACCGGACGTCGGCTCCGACCCGGCCCGGCTGGGCACGGTGGCCGAGCCGGTGGAGGGCGGCTTCCGGCTCAACGGGGTGAAGCTGTGGGCCACCAACGGCACGGTCGCCACCCTGCTGGTGGTGATGGCCCGGGTCCCGGAGAAGGGGATCACCGCGTTCGTGGTGGAGGGCGACGCGCCGGGCATCACGGTCGAGCGGCGCAACGCGTTCCTCGGGCTGCGCGGCCTGGAGAACAGCGTGACCCGCTTCCACGACGTGTTCGTGCCGGCGGAGAACGTGATCGGTGGCCTCGGCAAGGGCCTGCGGATCGCGCTGACCACGCTGAACACCGGCCGGCTGTCGCTGCCGGCGATGTGCGTCGGCGCCGGCAAGCGGGCGCTGGCGATCGCCCGGGAGTGGTCGGCCGACCGCGTCCAGTGGGGCCGCCCGGTCGGTACCCACGAGGCGGTGGCCAAGAAGATCGCCTTCATCGCCGCCACGACGTACGCCATGGAGTCCATGCTCGACCTCTGCTGCCGGATCGCCGACGACCACCGCAACGACATCCGGATCGAGGCCGCCCTGGTCAAGCTGTTCGCCAGCGAGATGTCGTGGCTGGTGGCCGACGAGCTGATCCAGATCCGCGGCGGCCGCGGTTACGAGACGGCCGAGTCGCTGGACGCCCGCGGCGAACGGGCCGCCGAGGCCGAGCAGATCCTCCGCGACCTGCGGATCAACCGGATCTTCGAGGGCTCGACCGAGATCATGCACCTGCTCATCGCCCGGGAGGCGGTCGACGCGCACCTGTCGGTGGCCGGCGACATCATCGACCCGGACGCCGATCTCGCCCGCAAGGCTCGCGCCGGGGCGCGAGCCGGGGCGTTCTACGCACGCTGGCTGCCCACGCTCACGGTCGGTTCGGGGCAGAACCCTTCGGCGTACGGGGAATTCGGTCCCCTGGCGCACCACCTGCGGTGGGTGGAACGCACCTCGCGACGGCTGGCCCGGTCCACGTTCTACGCGATGTCCCGCTGGCAGGGCCGGATGGAGCGCAAGCAGGCGTTCCTGGGCCGGATCGTGGACATCGGCGCCGAGTTGTTCGCGATGGCCGCGGTGGTCTCCCGGGCACACGCCGAACGCGACGACCGTCCCGCCGGCCGGGAGCTGGCCGACCTGTTCTGCCGGCAGGCGCGGCTGCGGGCCGAGGCGCACCTGGCCGCCCTGTGGGACAACACCGACGCCCTGGACGCGAAGGCCGCCGAGCGGGTGCTCGGCGGCCGGTACGCGTTCCTGGAGGAGGGGGTGATCCACCCGCCGGCGGACAAGCCGTGGGTGGCGGCGTGGGAGCCCGGCGCCAGCACCGCCGAGGACGTCCGCCGCCGGATCCCACCCCCGTCCGGCTGAGGGCTCAGCCGCGCGAGATGGCGGTCATCTCGTCGCGGTCGACGACCTTGATCCGCTTGCGGCCGTGCGGCTCGCCGAGCGCGATCTCGTGGGCGTCCAGCAGCTGCCAGCCGGCCCAGGTGGTGATCGGCAGGCCGCGCTGCTCCAGGTAGGCGACCGGGGCGTCCGGGTCGCCCTCCGGGGCGAGCGGCAGCCGGCCCTGCTCCTGGTCCTCCAGGAGGCTGGCGACCGTCTCACCGGAGCAGCCCTTGGTGTGGCCGATCAGGCCGACCGGGCCGCGCTTGATCCAGCCGGCCACGTAGGTGCCGGGGACGTGCTCGCCGTCGAGGTCGATGACCCGGCCGGCGGCGTGCGGGATGGTGCCGGTACGGGTGTCGAACGGCAGGTCCGGCAGCGCGGAGCTGAGGTAGCCGACCGCACGGTAGACGGCCTGCACGTCCCAGTCGGTGAACTCGCCGGTGCCGCGCACCCAGCCGTCGCCGGTCAGCTCCTGGGTCTCGGTACGCAGGCCGACGACCTTGCCGTCCTCGCCGAGCACCTCGACCGGGGCCTGGAGGAAGTACAGGTGCAGGCGGCGCGGACGGTCCCGCGGGTCGCGGACGGCCCAGTTCTGGAGGATGTCCACGCACATCTTGATGTGCCGGGTCTGGCGCATCGCCTCGAGGCTGGCCTCGTCGAACTCGATGCCCTCGGGGTGGACGATCACCTCGACGTTCTCCGAGTGGTCCAGCTCGCGCAGTTCCTGCGGGGTGAACTTGACCTGGCCCGGGCCGCGGCGGGAGAACAGGTGCACGTCGGTGACCGGGCTGGACCTGAGGGCCTGGTAGACGTTGTCCGGGATCTCGGTGACCAGCAGCTCGTCGGCGGTCTTGGCGAGGATCCGGGCGACGTCGATGGCCACGTTGCCGGCGCCGATGACGGCGACCTCGCGGGCCTCCAGCGGCCAGTCGCGCGGCACGTCCGGGTGCCCGTTGAACCAGGAGGCGAAGTCCGCGCCACCGAAGCTGCCCTGGAGGTCGATGCCCGGGATGTCGAGGGACCGGTCCTTCTCCGCGCCGGTGGAGATGACCGTGGCGTCGTAGAAGCGGTTCAGCTCCTCCGGCTTGACGTCGACGCCGTACGAGACGTTGCCGATGAACCGGATCCGGGGGTTGTCCAGGACCCGGAAGAGCGCGTTGACGATCTCCTTGATCCGCGGGTGGTCCGGGGCCACGCCGTACCGGATGAGACCGTAGGGGGTCGGCAGCTTGTCGAAGATGTCGACGGTGACCGTCTCCGATGC includes these proteins:
- a CDS encoding S1C family serine protease; this encodes MTVLRPEGAETPEPPPEERKSRWNTADLRRRVLIGAIVVWAVAITVLVAVRGGGDDGTPAATAPSAVPSASDAPLTVAQIYQTLTPSVVVIETTGHDSRDRAEAGSGTGVIANADGTVLTALHVVDGAETIELTYADGTKAAAKLRSEDPSRDIAMLTPEKLPETLVPAVLGGGAAVGDDVVAIGNPLGLVFSTTSGVVSGLNRKLNGDDGGQGIEGLIQFDAAVNPGNSGGPLINDRGQVIGIVIALANPSGAGTFIGIGFAVPIGAALGGTGEGDGQSPPL
- a CDS encoding acyl-CoA dehydrogenase family protein, which produces MSTTQRKTTDVSEKQARQTAEAARESEWTRPSFGKELFLGRFRLDLIDPPPAATPRPAFLDRLEEFLRSEVDGARIEREARIPDEVFQGLARLGAFGMKIDEEFGGLGLSNLHYCKALTMTGSVNASVAALLSAHQSIGVPQPLKLFGTEAQKRAFLPRLAAGEVSAFLLTEPDVGSDPARLGTVAEPVEGGFRLNGVKLWATNGTVATLLVVMARVPEKGITAFVVEGDAPGITVERRNAFLGLRGLENSVTRFHDVFVPAENVIGGLGKGLRIALTTLNTGRLSLPAMCVGAGKRALAIAREWSADRVQWGRPVGTHEAVAKKIAFIAATTYAMESMLDLCCRIADDHRNDIRIEAALVKLFASEMSWLVADELIQIRGGRGYETAESLDARGERAAEAEQILRDLRINRIFEGSTEIMHLLIAREAVDAHLSVAGDIIDPDADLARKARAGARAGAFYARWLPTLTVGSGQNPSAYGEFGPLAHHLRWVERTSRRLARSTFYAMSRWQGRMERKQAFLGRIVDIGAELFAMAAVVSRAHAERDDRPAGRELADLFCRQARLRAEAHLAALWDNTDALDAKAAERVLGGRYAFLEEGVIHPPADKPWVAAWEPGASTAEDVRRRIPPPSG
- a CDS encoding FAD-dependent oxidoreductase; the protein is MNRPLRVAVIGAGPAGIYAADHLIKASETVTVDIFDKLPTPYGLIRYGVAPDHPRIKEIVNALFRVLDNPRIRFIGNVSYGVDVKPEELNRFYDATVISTGAEKDRSLDIPGIDLQGSFGGADFASWFNGHPDVPRDWPLEAREVAVIGAGNVAIDVARILAKTADELLVTEIPDNVYQALRSSPVTDVHLFSRRGPGQVKFTPQELRELDHSENVEVIVHPEGIEFDEASLEAMRQTRHIKMCVDILQNWAVRDPRDRPRRLHLYFLQAPVEVLGEDGKVVGLRTETQELTGDGWVRGTGEFTDWDVQAVYRAVGYLSSALPDLPFDTRTGTIPHAAGRVIDLDGEHVPGTYVAGWIKRGPVGLIGHTKGCSGETVASLLEDQEQGRLPLAPEGDPDAPVAYLEQRGLPITTWAGWQLLDAHEIALGEPHGRKRIKVVDRDEMTAISRG